The Metabacillus litoralis genome contains a region encoding:
- a CDS encoding Tex family protein, translated as MEEKQTKIMQHISKELAINIKQVANVISLLEEGNTVPFIARYRKEQTGALDEVQIRDISEKWTYIQNLENRKEEVLRLIEEQGKLTEQLAVDINKAMKLQQVEDLYRPYKQKRRTKATVAKEKGLEPLATWILSLPGEGDIQLKAKEFINEEKGVTTVEEAIQGAQDIVAEQISDQPKYRQWIRELTFRKGSISSVAKDEEKDEKNVYEMYYEYEEPIQKIVPHRVLAINRGEKEDILRISLQPPTDQILDYLQKEELKGKKSVVNNLVIETIEDAYKRLIQPSIEREIRKELSEKAEDRAIHIFSENLRNLLLQPPLKGRMVLGVDPAFRTGCKLAVVDPTGKMLHIGVVYPHPPVNKKEQAKEKVIDVLKQFKIEVVAIGNGTASRETEQFIADILRELSGDISYLIVNEAGASVYSASELAREEFPDLQVEERSAVSIARRLQDPLAELVKIDPKSVGVGQYQHDVSQKKLNESLTFVVETVVNQVGVNVNTASSSLLQYVAGLSKAVANNVVKKREELGRFSNRKQLKDIPRLGAKTYEQCIGFLRVLDGDHPLDRTSIHPERYGEVEKLLKQLNVSLADLGSEELKDKVKNLNLQETADVLSIGELTLKDICDALIRPERDPRDEVTKPLLKKDVLKLEDLQQGMELQGTVRNVVDFGAFVDIGVKQDGLVHISKLSRSFVKHPLDVVSVGDVVTVWVDDVDFKKGRVALTMLKS; from the coding sequence ATGGAAGAAAAACAAACTAAAATCATGCAGCATATTAGCAAGGAGCTTGCGATCAATATAAAACAGGTTGCGAATGTTATTTCATTATTAGAAGAAGGCAATACAGTTCCATTTATTGCCCGTTATCGAAAAGAGCAAACTGGTGCATTGGATGAAGTGCAGATACGTGATATATCCGAGAAATGGACATACATACAAAACCTTGAAAATCGTAAAGAAGAAGTACTGCGTTTAATAGAAGAGCAAGGAAAATTAACTGAACAACTAGCTGTTGATATTAATAAAGCTATGAAGCTTCAACAGGTAGAAGATTTATATAGACCATATAAACAAAAGAGAAGAACAAAGGCGACAGTTGCAAAGGAAAAGGGGTTAGAGCCACTTGCCACTTGGATCCTAAGTTTGCCAGGTGAGGGGGATATCCAACTCAAGGCTAAGGAATTTATAAATGAAGAAAAAGGTGTAACAACAGTAGAAGAGGCTATACAAGGTGCACAAGATATTGTAGCAGAACAAATCTCAGATCAGCCGAAATATCGCCAATGGATTAGAGAGTTAACGTTCCGAAAAGGATCTATTTCTTCTGTTGCCAAGGATGAAGAAAAAGATGAGAAGAATGTTTATGAAATGTATTATGAGTACGAAGAGCCAATCCAGAAAATTGTTCCTCACCGGGTTTTGGCGATTAACCGAGGTGAAAAAGAAGATATATTGCGCATATCCCTTCAACCACCAACTGATCAGATATTAGATTACCTTCAAAAAGAAGAGTTGAAAGGGAAAAAATCGGTTGTGAATAATTTGGTGATTGAAACAATAGAAGATGCATATAAGCGTCTTATTCAACCATCAATTGAGCGTGAAATCAGAAAAGAGTTATCAGAAAAAGCAGAGGACCGTGCAATACATATTTTCTCTGAAAATCTAAGAAATCTACTTCTTCAACCACCATTGAAAGGAAGAATGGTGCTAGGTGTTGACCCTGCTTTTAGAACAGGCTGTAAATTAGCTGTTGTAGATCCGACTGGAAAAATGCTTCATATTGGAGTGGTATATCCACATCCACCTGTTAATAAGAAAGAACAAGCAAAAGAAAAGGTAATTGATGTTTTAAAGCAATTTAAAATAGAGGTTGTTGCAATCGGAAACGGAACGGCGTCAAGAGAAACAGAACAATTCATTGCAGATATATTAAGAGAATTATCTGGAGATATTTCATATCTTATCGTAAACGAAGCAGGTGCAAGTGTGTATTCGGCTTCAGAACTTGCTAGAGAAGAGTTCCCTGACTTACAGGTAGAAGAAAGAAGTGCAGTTTCCATTGCAAGAAGACTTCAGGATCCTTTGGCTGAACTAGTTAAGATTGATCCTAAATCAGTTGGTGTAGGGCAATATCAACATGATGTTTCCCAAAAGAAATTAAATGAATCACTAACGTTTGTTGTTGAAACAGTCGTAAACCAGGTTGGAGTTAACGTAAATACTGCCTCGTCTTCCTTACTTCAGTATGTAGCTGGACTCAGTAAGGCAGTTGCAAACAATGTTGTGAAAAAAAGAGAAGAGTTAGGGAGATTCTCTAACCGTAAACAACTAAAAGATATCCCTCGTCTAGGAGCAAAAACATATGAGCAGTGTATTGGCTTCTTACGAGTTCTTGATGGAGATCATCCTTTAGATCGAACAAGTATTCACCCTGAACGCTATGGGGAAGTTGAAAAACTATTGAAGCAATTAAACGTATCTTTAGCCGATTTAGGAAGCGAAGAGTTAAAAGATAAAGTGAAAAACCTAAATCTACAAGAAACAGCTGATGTATTATCAATTGGGGAGCTAACTCTAAAAGATATATGTGATGCATTAATTCGTCCAGAACGGGATCCTCGTGATGAAGTAACTAAGCCTTTGTTAAAGAAGGATGTATTAAAACTGGAGGATTTGCAGCAAGGAATGGAGCTTCAAGGAACAGTTCGCAATGTTGTCGATTTTGGAGCATTTGTTGATATAGGCGTTAAACAGGATGGATTGGTGCATATTTCTAAACTTAGTCGTTCGTTTGTAAAACACCCATTAGATGTTGTATCTGTAGGTGACGTTGTAACAGTTTGGGTGGACGATGTAGACTTTAAGAAAGGTCGAGTAGCACTTACTATGCTGAAGAGCTGA
- a CDS encoding SprT family protein gives MNDDKLQQLVEDISISLFRKPFKHKATFNKRLRTTGGRYMLSTHNIDINPKYFLEHGLEEMIGIIKHELCHYHLHIEGKGYKHGDEDFKLLLKEVGAPRFCTPLKTESKKRQASLIYKCSACHHEYKRKRKVDTTRLVCGKCAGKIYLLKGVDS, from the coding sequence ATGAATGATGATAAACTGCAACAATTGGTGGAAGACATTTCAATAAGCTTATTTAGAAAACCATTTAAGCATAAAGCAACCTTTAACAAAAGACTGAGAACAACCGGTGGAAGGTATATGCTAAGTACCCATAACATTGATATTAATCCGAAATATTTTCTTGAACATGGATTGGAAGAAATGATTGGGATCATTAAACATGAGCTTTGCCACTATCATCTTCATATAGAAGGAAAGGGATATAAGCACGGGGACGAAGACTTTAAATTATTATTAAAAGAAGTGGGTGCTCCTAGATTTTGTACGCCTTTAAAAACTGAATCTAAAAAAAGACAAGCTTCTCTCATCTACAAGTGTTCAGCTTGTCATCATGAGTACAAAAGAAAGAGAAAAGTAGACACAACACGTCTAGTTTGCGGCAAGTGTGCTGGTAAAATCTATCTTTTAAAAGGGGTTGACTCTTAA
- the sigB gene encoding RNA polymerase sigma factor SigB, whose product MAQPSQNMKLTKEEVNELILDFQKTESKVAQLALVEHYTGLVETLAKKYSKGKSFHEDLRQVGMIGLLGAIRRYDPSVGKPFEAFAIPTIIGEIKRFLRDKTWSVHVPRRIKELGPKIKAAVDKLTNENQRSPQVREIAEYLDVTEEEVLETMEMGKSYQALSVDHSIEADSDGSTVTILDIVGSQEQGYEKVNQKLMLQSVLHVLSDREKEIIECTFILNKSQKETGEQLGISQMHVSRLQRRAIQKLREALSKDMPPELNK is encoded by the coding sequence ATGGCACAACCATCTCAAAATATGAAGCTAACTAAAGAAGAGGTGAACGAGTTAATACTTGACTTTCAGAAAACGGAAAGTAAAGTAGCCCAGTTGGCACTCGTTGAACACTATACAGGTTTAGTTGAAACCTTAGCGAAGAAATATTCCAAAGGGAAAAGCTTTCATGAAGATCTTAGACAGGTGGGCATGATTGGTTTATTGGGCGCTATTAGAAGATATGACCCTTCTGTTGGAAAGCCGTTTGAAGCTTTTGCCATTCCAACAATAATTGGAGAAATCAAACGTTTCTTAAGAGATAAAACATGGAGTGTTCATGTTCCGAGAAGGATTAAAGAATTAGGACCCAAGATTAAGGCAGCTGTAGACAAGTTAACAAATGAAAATCAACGATCTCCACAAGTGAGGGAGATAGCAGAATATCTAGATGTAACTGAAGAGGAAGTATTAGAAACAATGGAAATGGGAAAAAGCTACCAGGCTTTATCGGTCGATCACTCTATTGAGGCTGATTCTGACGGGAGTACTGTCACCATTCTTGACATTGTTGGTTCACAAGAGCAGGGGTATGAAAAAGTGAATCAAAAACTAATGCTTCAGAGTGTATTGCATGTTTTATCAGATCGAGAAAAGGAAATTATCGAATGTACGTTTATTTTGAATAAAAGTCAAAAAGAAACTGGTGAACAGTTAGGTATCTCTCAAATGCATGTATCAAGGCTGCAAAGGAGAGCCATTCAAAAATTAAGAGAAGCATTGTCAAAAGACATGCCCCCGGAGTTAAATAAATGA
- the cmpA gene encoding cortex morphogenetic protein CmpA, producing the protein MPSWLQNQMQRAFLEKNRYQIKLLNQCWFFYREKHCS; encoded by the coding sequence ATGCCATCTTGGTTACAAAATCAAATGCAGCGGGCGTTTTTAGAAAAAAATCGCTATCAAATAAAATTACTTAATCAATGCTGGTTTTTCTATAGAGAAAAACACTGCTCCTAA
- a CDS encoding PP2C family serine/threonine-protein phosphatase: MIVQDYNQHVHTLAFQLPKAGKSCCGDSFFIKATDEYLICALADGLGSGERANESSEAISSLVEKNDDKDVEDLMKLCNEELKDKRGATVSILKVDFKTREFTYSSVGNIRFILCAPSGTYIYPLPILGYLSGKPQKYRTQTYTYEQGSKFIIHTDGLVLPGIKTLLNKGESVEDLSRQLEDYTKTLNDDLTYIVGQLF; this comes from the coding sequence ATGATTGTTCAAGATTATAATCAACATGTTCATACATTAGCATTTCAGTTACCGAAAGCAGGGAAATCGTGTTGTGGTGATAGCTTTTTTATAAAAGCAACAGACGAATATTTAATTTGTGCCTTAGCCGATGGGTTAGGTAGTGGGGAACGGGCGAATGAATCCTCCGAGGCAATAAGTTCGTTAGTCGAAAAGAATGATGATAAAGATGTAGAAGACTTAATGAAATTATGTAATGAAGAGCTGAAAGATAAACGGGGAGCAACTGTTTCTATCTTAAAGGTAGACTTTAAGACAAGAGAATTTACCTATAGCTCCGTTGGGAATATACGCTTTATTCTTTGTGCGCCATCCGGGACTTATATATATCCTCTTCCGATATTAGGTTATCTTTCTGGTAAACCTCAAAAATATCGTACACAAACCTACACATATGAACAAGGTTCTAAGTTTATCATTCATACTGACGGATTAGTTCTTCCAGGGATAAAGACACTATTAAATAAAGGTGAATCTGTTGAAGATCTATCACGACAACTTGAAGACTATACAAAAACATTAAATGATGATTTAACATATATAGTCGGTCAGCTATTCTAA